ttcttcccTTTTTTAATTACCTGCTGTGCTGTTGTCCAAAGTGTTACAAAATGGAGGTACAGATCCGAATATGGAATAAAGACTTTCCTACGTTGATCAGCCCATGGATACCAATACTGCTAGGCCTTCACTTGCATTTCTCACGGGCCACGAGCTGTCCGGAGGAGTGTCGATGCGACAGGACCTTTGTTTACTGCAACGAGAGGAGTCTAACGTCCGTGCCTCTGGGGCTAGGAGAGGGTTATAAGACCCTTTACCTCCACAACAATCAAATCAACAATGCTGGATTTCCCCTGGAAATGCACAACGTTGCCTCAGTGGAGACGGTGTATCTCTATGGCAACCAGCTTGACGAATTCCCCATCAATCTGCCCAAAAACTTGCGGGTGCTCCACCTGCAGGAGAATAACATTCAGACGGTGTCCCGGGCTGCCCTCGCACAGCTGCTTCGCCTGGAGGAGCTTCATCTGGATGACAACTCCATCTCCACCGTGGGTGTTGAGGACGGGGCCTTCAGGGAGGCCGTCAGCCTCAAAACCCTTTTCCTCACCAAGAACCACCTGAGCAGCGTACCTATCGGGCTCCCCGAGGAACTACGAGAGTTGCGGCTGGACGAGAACCGAATTGCGCTCATAGCCGAGGACGCCTTCGAGAATGTGACGGGCCTGGAGGTCCTCCTCCTCGACGGCAACCTGCTCACAGACGAGGGCATCGACCCGGGGGCTTTCCAGAGCTTGGCTAATCTTAAAACCCTGTCGATGGCACGTAACTCGCTCATGTTTCCTCCCCCTAATCTACCCACTGAGTTTTTAGTCAAGCTGAACTTGCAGGATAATCAAATGAATGAGATTCCTTTGGAGGCCTTTCGCAGCCTGCACCGCTTAGAGAGACTGGATATTTCCAACAACCAGCTGCAGTCTCTCACACAGGGCGTCTTTGACGGCCTCCGCGGCCTGAGACAGCTCACTGTTCGAAACAACCTTTGGCTCTGTGACTGCAGCATTAAATGGGTCATACTGTGGTTAAAGTCGCTGCCAGCCAGCCTCAATGTCCGCGGATTCATGTGCCAGAAACCAGAGAGGGTACGTGGCATGGTAATCAGAGAGCTGACCCTGGAGCTCATCCAGTGTCCTAACAGCACAGCCACAATCCCACGATTCACACAACAGCCCACGCTGCTCTACTCAACCAACGCTGAGTCAGCCACTCAAACGGCCTTCACACCCCCTCGCTCCCTGCCCACACCCACCCCTCCACCTTTTGCACTTCCCCTACCCACCGCGGGTGAGGAACGGAGCACAATCGTCCCCGACAGCCCGGGGCAGGAATCGCTGCGGGTTTCTTTCATCGTGCTAAACGCTTCGTGCATTCAGGTAAGCTGGGTATCGACGTTTACGGTCACGGCTTATAAGGTTACCTGGGTCAAGCTGGGTCACAGTTTGATCGCCGGCCCCATGCAGGAGACAATGGTGGTGGGCGAACACGAGGGAATCTTGCTGCAAAAGCTGGAGCCCAAATCCTCCTACCGCATTTGCGTGGATCCGCTAGACGCTTTCAACAATTACCACCCGGGAGATGATACAATTTGCTCAGAGGTGACGACAAAATCTGTTTCTTTTAATTCGGATGACAACGCCACTGGGCCCGAGCAGGCTAGCCAACAGGACCCCAGCTCCCCTCTCCTACTGGCTGGCCTGATCGGCGGGGCGGTGCTAGTGGTTCTGGTTGTAATGTTGAGCATATTTTGCTGGCACATGCACAAAAAGGGAAGGTCAGACTCGTCCAAATGGAAATACAGCAGAGGCAGAAGAAAAGACGATTATTGCGAAGCGGGGACGAAAAAAGATAACTCCATTCTGGAAATGACCGAGACTACCTTTCAGATAGTTTCTTTAAATAACGAACAGCTTCTTAAGGGGGACTTTCATATTCAACCCATATACACACCTAACGGCGGTGTCGGATTCAGAGACTCCCAAAGCAGAAACAATAGCACAGCGTACTGTAAGAACAGCGTTCCAGAGTCGGATCCATGCCATAAATGATGCTTTTCGACAGATGACATCCTTTATATTTAGATCAGACTTGAACACACTGTATAGGATATATTTCAAAAGACTGTACAATATGTAATTTATATTCTGACCAATGATATCGccttctttttttatataacttagtaaaacacaaaatgatttgTAAAGTATTACTTTCTCATGTTGTGTTACTAGAGCAAAGGAAACCTTTATACAAACCAAGTCTGTGAATTGTTGCacacctgaaacacacagagagTTTACAAAGTTAAACACAAATCAATGAAAAGTGCCATGTGTTTGAAACATTAAGCTAAACAAATGTGAGAGGTTTAATGTGCAAGCAGTGTGCTGTTGGTTTCCCAAATATAACCACAAGGTGGCGCTTGTTCTCATTGCCAGTATTAATATGAAGCCTCAAGCTTTGAGCCAACATCTCACAATTTTACTCAACAGTTCACACAACACTAGACAGTCCTTGCAAAACATCTAAAAACAAATCCTGTGTGACACAGGACTACAGAGATAGGCTGATTTTGTAAGCTGCCAAGCGTACACGCTCTCACAGAGACATAAAAATATCCTTATGGCTCTCATACGCCGCTGCAGTTCTGCTCTGATGAGCTAAATATCTCCACTACACAATAACCAGCCGTATTTTCTGCTCATATTTATCGTTTGCATTGTTATATATGAGACACAGAAACTACATTTCCAAACAAACCATCATCTGCAATGTTTTCCTCAATTGCTTGCGTACTGCAGTAACTTGAGTTAGAAAGAGCgcatttgtttttacaaacagtCAGGCTACTTGTTACAGGTCTACTTAAATCGCTGAATTATAGGGTTTTGCTCTTTGTTTAGAAACATTTCAACCGTTCCGCTGCCGAGAGAGATTGCCTCACAGAGTGGAGTCCAGACGTCTGAGaccattaataaaaatattttcttatttaacTTTTAGCATTACACTATGCTCATAAACATGCAAGTAAAAAGGTAAAGTATTGTGTCAATATTTGGGGCTATTTCTGGGCTATAATAACAACATGCACTGGCATGGACAAAATGTAATGGTCCATGTTATCCTGGTATGatctaaaaatatttcaaagatGTTTTTGTGGGCTTTAGTGGAAGGAAACTTCTCTACAGAGAAGTAAAGAATAATGGTTTTTTTTTTCCAGGATTAAATTAGATGATTTTCCATATTTCAGTATGGTCTCTGACATTTGGATTCTACTTTGTTTCTTTATAaaccgtaaatgtgtcctatggtatgacacagcaaaaatgtagaaaaaacaacaataaagataaatctctcttatgctactttattttataaatattaacaatacagaattaatatattttgaacGGTTATATAATCTGTCTAAATGTcttctgattaacacagagaaagatatttggaagaatgcttgtaaccaaacagttcttggccaccattgactaccatagtaagaaaaatgcgttataaatgtatttgttatgttgaacacaaaagaagatattttgaagaatgtaggaaagcaaacagttctggggcacttttgactaccattgtcatttttcctatggtagtcaatggtggccaagaactgtttggttacaagcattcttcttttctctgtgttcatcagaacaaagataaaaaaaaacatatttgaaaaaCTCGGTTAAtggtaaatggtgacagaattgcCCATCATTAGAGAAGCCCATGGTTTGGTGCCGTGAGCCATCTTTGCAAATCTCTGAAATCTGTATGCAACTTACAGCCATCCTGAAAACTTGACGAATTAACATGATGGCTGTGGTTAGGCGgaatttataacattttatctatCTCCCCGTCTTAATCTCGCCTGCAGGACAGCCTCCAGTAGCAACCGAAGATTACAACATTGTAATGGCTTTGAAATGAGATCTCAGAGCTGTGAGCAAGTGTCAATGAGCCATAACAAAGCAATAAACAAAACTCCAGAGTTAATACCACTGCTGACCAGTTTTACGACCGTTCTTCGCTTGATCTAGCTCATTTTACACATACCACCCATATAATGTTAGACATGCATCTGTCTCTTTATCTAATGACGTGTATGTGGGAAGAGATGCACAGATAACCGTAAGTCACATAATGACTGGCCCATTGATCAAAATGGAGGCTTGTGTGATTGATCACTAATGTTCTCAAACATTATGTTTCCCTTGAAAAATAACAAACGTTTATACGGGGCTGAATAATTCATGATTCTGCATATTGAACTATAAAATTTGAagacttctttctttctttctttctttctttctttctttctttctttctttctttctttctttctttctttctttctttctttctttctttctttctttctttaaagggacagtgcacccaaaaataaaaatgttgtcatgttgttccaaatctgaatacatttcttctttcttctaaccaaacagttcttggcaaccattgactaccaaagtagaaaaaaaatgacaacggtagtcaaaagtgccccggaactgtttgctttcctacattcttcaaaatatctccttttgttgttcaacaaaacaaagaaatttacaaatattttttttctactatggttgtcaatggtggcccacaactgtttgattacaagcattcttccaaatatatttctctgtgtttatcagaacaaagaaacgtattcagatttggaacaactcgagggtgagtaaattgggtgaactgttcctttaaagtacAAACAGTTTCATTATATATGAATAGAACTGGGTTATCGTTTGATCGATTGCATCATTAGTTTGGCTTCACCATGTCTGAGTAGTCCAATTTTGCGGCTAATAATTTACATGcataaataacacaataaactCACACCCGCAGCTCCCCGGCGTGACCTTTCGCTCTCATCAGGCAGTGTGTGTGCGAGACAGTAATTAGCCATTAAATCTGTACATCTGGGCCCTCCAGCTGTGTGGTCAACTCTAAATGAGCTAGAGAATAAACCATTATTCTTTTACCTCCCTCTGTCCCATCACAGAGACCCAGGGAAAGGCCAGTAGTGTCTGTCTGGTTTATGAGTGTAGCCACTGGGTTCAAATCAACACCCATTTGTAATCATAAACAAATATCAGAGGGAACCGTGTGACAGTGCATGCTTCATTACAATCAATTCACAAGGCAATTCCATTATGATTGCCAGTGTCCAGACAGACATCTCAGAGAGCTCGCATTTTTTCTATTCTCTTTCGACGCAGATCTTATGCGCCTTCATATGCGACCTCACACTCAGAGGTCATATTATCTAAATCTGATCGCTTGGTGACGGGCCCTCATACCCAACCAGACGCTGTGATGCCCGACGGACGTGTGCGTCTGCTTGGGATATTAATGTCGGTGTGCTGGAGGGTCTAGCGAACCTGAAATCTGTGTCATTATGGGCCTGCAGCCTGAGGTGAGAGAAACAGTTGGGTGTGCAGCAATGAATTGAATAAACACAGCGTAATACAAGCCGATAGAAGAAACCAAGTCAGCTGAAAAACATTCCCCCTCTCCTACCCTATTGTGCAAAGCTGTTCGGCATCAAAAGGCCTTGAGGAGTCAAACTGTATCCCATAATGTTATTTATTCGCTTCAGAAGTCACAGCATCTTTAATcagtgttgttcttttgtggatgCAAGGGTTTGTGGTTGAACGTGCAAATGAAAACTGAGGCTTAAAGGGATTGTTTACATGAAAATGATTCTTGTTAGCATTTATTCACATTCTAAAACTGTATCACGTCCTTGCTTACGCAGAAcccaaaataacattttgaagaacgttgctaACCAAACACTTGCCCCCGTTAACTTTCGTTGTATGGAAAACTTCCAAAGCCTTTTTCTGTtgttcagaaaatgaaaaaaaagaaacattgtactttttaaacgattCAATACTGCactgtcaaagttgacaagcactttttcatactttttatttgttagatatttgtaaaacccagtggcaaacataaagggtgactaataataatgatttatggcaaacaaTTAAAATCAGGAAATACtgtatggagatacaaggtttcagaaggacagtagcGATATACAGGTTCTGggggacatgagggtgaataaatgatgacaaaagttTGTTTATGAGTTAACTATTCTATTAATTCGTCACAATTTCTACAACATATTGCCATACAGTAAATGCCATTTCAATTCAGGTCTCTATTCATCTGATTTACAGGctgtcattaaaataataataataaaggaaGGTTAACCAttaacattaatgcatttgcaaTACTggtgttaacaaacacaaccaTTGCCTCCAGgcttagtgatagttcacccaaaaaagaaaattcggtcatcatttactcaccgtcttgtcatttcaaacctttatgactttctttcttccgcagaacacaaaagaagatattttgaagaaagttggtaacccaacagcactggcccccattcacttctactgtatggaccaaaaaccaatgcaagtgaatgggggccagttgacaacgttcttcaaaatatcctcttttgtgttctgcagaagaaagaaagtcatacaggtttaaaatgacaaaagagtgagtaaatgatgatagaatttttattttggggcaaactatcactttaagtctgCAGGGaatggttgtatttgttaacactAGTAGCCTATTATAAATGCATTAACAGGAACTAAAGAATAAACAGCATAGTTTTTCAACACATATAATGTTATTGTCAATACAGCTATTCATATTAGCTtactgtgcattaactaatgttaacagttacaactttcaattttaaaaacatattagtAAATGCCaaagttaacatgaactaagattaataaatgctgcgGAAATATTGttcgttgttagttcatgttagcgaatgcattaactaattgttaaaaatacaacCGTATAGTAAAGTTATGGATATGTAACTGTAAATCATcccaaaaaaacagaaaatgctgtaaaaacaaTACTGCGAGGAAATCCTTCCAAAAACTGTACGACATATGGTAGCAATGACTGGAGGCAAATTACAAAAGAGTTGCTAAATGTTTGAGTAAGttaaaacagtaaaactaaaataacaagACATCATAACCACATAAACCACCCGCGGGGGTTTTAAGGGCTTTCAGTACTTGCATAACTATAAATTAGAAACAGTGAGATACAAAAgtatttaattgtgttttcaATACAGTTTTTCTTTCCCTCCCATGTTTTGCTAGAATAAAACGATTTCTCATTTAAAAGGGTGTGTGTTTTGAATTCCGCTTTGGTTTGGTTTCGTGACATTTGCATTTCCAATTATTCCAAGGATTAAGCTTTCGCTAAAGAGCCAATATAAATCGAATAAACTTGTCTTGCATTTTTTACATAATCCTGGCGAAAAGCTAGTCATGTGTGATTCCAAATTACAATTTTGCAGCATCATATCTATGTTAAAGAGAACTGATGTTTGTATGCATAACGTAAGTCAAAATGCAATTTCAGACAAACTATAACGAACAAATCACAAAGATGATCTGCtggacacatttacattttacatttagtcattaagacgcttttatccaaagcgacgtacaaagtaggggaaaaacagtagaagcaatttgtgcaacaaaagaacaacaatgcataggtgcagtacaactggtctcagtcagcctatcacagtatacaaagctaagaattttttttcttagagtttttttttgggggggataggaaagtagaaaagaagtagaagactgtactaatgggtcagatgttgacagaagagatgcgtttttagccgattcttaaagacctctacagaatccgctgatcttgtggcaagagggagatcgTTCCAGAGTCGTGAAACACATCCGGAGAAagtgcgtgagagtgattttttccctttttgggacggcaccacaagacgttgttcgattgcagagcgcagggatcGGGCAGGTACATAAATCtgaattagcgagtgaagatatgggggtgtcGAACCAGTGCTGGTTTTGTAAGCCAAGAGCAGAGATTTGAAttggatgcgagcgactatagggagccagtgCAACCTAAcaaagagaggagtgacgtgtgctctcttcggctAGTTGAaaaccactcttgccgctgcattctggatcatctgaagaGGTCTGGTTGTACAAGCTGGAAGACCAGCCAGTTAAGCATTgtaatagtccagtctggacaggacaagagcctggacaagaacttgcgtagcatgcttagacaggaaaggtcttattctcctaatattgtagaggatgaatctacaggatcgggtggtgctggcaacatgatcagcaaagttcagctgatcatcagttaccactcccaggtttctggccgttctggaaggagtaatggttgatgaacctagttggatggaaagCTCGTGCTGAGTTTTCACAAGCAGTtcagtttttgcaaggt
This genomic window from Triplophysa rosa linkage group LG10, Trosa_1v2, whole genome shotgun sequence contains:
- the si:dkey-87k14.1 gene encoding leucine-rich repeat transmembrane protein FLRT2, yielding MEVQIRIWNKDFPTLISPWIPILLGLHLHFSRATSCPEECRCDRTFVYCNERSLTSVPLGLGEGYKTLYLHNNQINNAGFPLEMHNVASVETVYLYGNQLDEFPINLPKNLRVLHLQENNIQTVSRAALAQLLRLEELHLDDNSISTVGVEDGAFREAVSLKTLFLTKNHLSSVPIGLPEELRELRLDENRIALIAEDAFENVTGLEVLLLDGNLLTDEGIDPGAFQSLANLKTLSMARNSLMFPPPNLPTEFLVKLNLQDNQMNEIPLEAFRSLHRLERLDISNNQLQSLTQGVFDGLRGLRQLTVRNNLWLCDCSIKWVILWLKSLPASLNVRGFMCQKPERVRGMVIRELTLELIQCPNSTATIPRFTQQPTLLYSTNAESATQTAFTPPRSLPTPTPPPFALPLPTAGEERSTIVPDSPGQESLRVSFIVLNASCIQVSWVSTFTVTAYKVTWVKLGHSLIAGPMQETMVVGEHEGILLQKLEPKSSYRICVDPLDAFNNYHPGDDTICSEVTTKSVSFNSDDNATGPEQASQQDPSSPLLLAGLIGGAVLVVLVVMLSIFCWHMHKKGRSDSSKWKYSRGRRKDDYCEAGTKKDNSILEMTETTFQIVSLNNEQLLKGDFHIQPIYTPNGGVGFRDSQSRNNSTAYCKNSVPESDPCHK